In the genome of Gossypium hirsutum isolate 1008001.06 unplaced genomic scaffold, Gossypium_hirsutum_v2.1 scaffold_447, whole genome shotgun sequence, one region contains:
- the LOC107942568 gene encoding uncharacterized protein: MLSNSRGSILMIFLVTVGPVKDERNICHCMQNDRQIKECYVHPSIHTFGIVSIEVQMNKLFSKGVSTVLANSTIDAFDDHEEIEVLAKRQLDLLTAQTWFSEHKRLKKKACF; encoded by the exons ATGCTATCAAATTCTAGAGGTTCAATTCTTATGATTTTTCTTGTTACTGTTGGGCCTGTCAAAGACGAGAGAAACATTTGTCACTGTATGCAAAACGATAGACAAATCAAGGAGTGTTAtgtccatccatccatccataCTTTCGGCATAG TATCTATCGAGGTTcagatgaataaattatttagcaAAGGTGTATCTACTGTTCTCGCAAACAGCACCATTGATGCATTTGATGATCATGAAGAAATAGAG GTGTTAGCAAAACGACAGCTTGATCTATTAACAGCTCAGACTTGGTTTTCAGAACATAAACGGCTGAAGAAGAAGGCTTGTTTCTAA
- the LOC121226813 gene encoding beta-galactosidase 15-like produces the protein MNIFNLLFTAFIFSFILFHSNALNVTHDSRSIIIDGNHRIILSGSIHYPRSTAQMWPDLIRKAKEGGLDAVETYVFWNAHEPTRRQYDFSGNLDLIRFLKTIQDQGLYAILRIGPYTCAEWNYGGFPVWLHNMPGVSLRTKNDVFMNEMKNFTTLIVDMVKKEKLFASQGGNIILAQVENEYGNVMEPYGDEGKSYINWCAQMADSLDIGVPWIMCQQAAPPKPMLETCNGWYCDEYKPKDPNTPKLWTENWTGWFKSWGGADPFRTAEDLAYSVARFFQKGGTLQNYYMYHGGTNFGRTSGGPYITTTYDYNAPLDEYGNLNQPKWGHLKQLHDVLHSIEYILTNGDVKNEKLSNLVMATIYETKEKSSCFLSNTNTKIDANVNFGGINYFVPAWSISILPDCREEAYNTAKVSAQTSLMIKKLNKAEDEPSSLKWMWRPELIESTSVQGRGDVSVNKIVDQKDMANDASDYLWYMTSINVAKDDPMLNGTVTLRVNDTGHVLHAFFNGEYIGSQWSKYGNNNVTYVFERNVNLSLGKNLISLLSVTVGFKNYGPMFDLVGAGITSPIELVLNKNVVKDLSSNKWTYKVGLNGISNKFFDTDCASKSSSKWVSDPIPVDKNFTWYKTTLKAPLGNKPVVVDLLGLGKGMAWVNGHSLGRYWPSYIADKQLCKTETCDYRGRYNDSKCVSKCGEPTQRWYHVPQSFLKDSENTLVLFEEFGGNPSGVQFQTVEIGSVCINTHEGKEVELSCQDRPISKIKFASFGSPQGVCGSFDKSEFDSEVDALSILEKECLGKESCSFKITEEKFGRPSCEVKKLAVEAVCEDFTL, from the exons ATGAATATATTCAATCTTTTATTTActgcttttattttttctttcatccTATTTCATTCGAATGCGCTTAATGTCACTCATGATTCAAGATCCATCATAATTGATGGAAATCATAGAATTATCCTTTCGGGTTCGATTCATTATCCCAGAAGTACTGCTCAG atgtGGCCGGATCTTATAAGAAAAGCCAAAGAAGGTGGATTGGATGCGGTTGAAACATATGTTTTTTGGAATGCACATGAGCCAACTCGTCGTCAGTATGATTTTAGTGGAAATCTTGATCTTATTCGATTTCTTAAAACGATTCAAGACCAAGGTTTATATGCAATTCTTCGAATTGGACCTTATACCTGTGCTGAGTGGAATTATgg aggCTTCCCTGTATGGTTGCATAACATGCCTGGAGTTTCTCTTCGTACTAAAAACGATGTCTTTATG aatGAAATGAAAAACTTTACAACATTGATAGTTGATATGGTGAAAAAAGAGAAACTATTTGCATCTCAAGGAGGAAATATCATTCTAGCTCAG gttGAGAATGAATATGGAAATGTTATGGAACCATATGGAGACGAGGGGAAATCATATATTAATTGGTGTGCCCAAATGGCTGATTCTCTTGATATTGGTGTCCCGTGGATCATGTGTCAACAAGCTGCTCCACCAAAGCCTAtg CTGGAGACATGCAATGGTTGGTATTGTGATGAGTACAAACCAAAAGACCCTAATACCCCTAAATTGTGGACTGAAAATTGGACTGGATG GTTTAAGAGTTGGGGTGGTGCAGACCCATTTAGAACAGCTGAAGATCTTGCTTACTCTGTTGCTCGATTTTTCCAAAAGGGTGGTACACTACAAAATTATTACATG tATCATGGTGGTACCAATTTTGGTAGAACTTCTGGTGGCCCATATATTACCACTACATATGATTATAATGCACCTCTCGATGAATATG gaAATTTGAATCAACCAAAATGGGGACATTTGAAGCAGCTTCATGATGTTCTACATTCCATTGAGTATATTCTTACAAATGGAGACGTTAAAAATGAAAAACTCAGCAATTTAGTCATG gCTACTATTTATGAAACAAAGGAGAAATCAAGTTGTTTTTTGAGCAATACAAATACCAAAATAGATGCAAATGTCAACTTCGGAGGCATTAATTACTTTGTTCCAGCATGGTCTATTAGTATCCTTCCAGATTGTAGGGAGGAAGCATATAATACCGCTAAG gttTCTGCTCAAACTTCATTGATgattaagaaattgaacaaagCTGAAGATGAACCGAGTTCTTTGAAATGGATGTGGCGACCCGAGTTGATCGAATCTACTTCTGTTCAAGGAAGGGGAGATGTTTCCGTTAACAAGATTGTTGATCAAAAGGATATGGCAAATGATGCTAGTGATTATTTGTGGTATATGACAAG TATTAATGTTGCAAAAGATGATCCCATGTTGAATGGAACAGTGACACTTCGTGTCAATGATACTGGTCATGTTCTTCATGCTTTTTTCAATGGAGAATATATCG GTTCTCAATGGTCAAAATATGGTAACAACAACGTGACATATGTTTTCGAGAGGAACGTCAACCTATCCCTCGGGAAAAACTTGATATCATTACTTAGTGTCACTGTTGGATTCAag AACTATGGTCCAATGTTTGATCTGGTTGGAGCTGGAATTACATCACCAATTGAGCTAGTTTTGAACAAAAATGTTGTCAAGGATTTGTCTTCAAATAAATGGACATATAAAGTTGGTTTGAATGGGATTTCAAACAAGTTTTTCGACACAGATTGTGCTTCAAAATCATCATCCAAATGGGTCTCTGACCCTATTCCGGTTGACAAGAACTTCACTTGGTACAAG aCAACATTGAAAGCTCCGTTGGGGAATAAACCAGTTGTTGTGGATTTACTAGGTTTAGGAAAGGGCATGGCTTGGGTAAATGGTCATAGCCTTGGTAGATATTGGCCATCTTATATAGCTGATAAGCAGCTTTGTAAGACAGAGACTTGTGACTATCGTGGTAGATACAATGATAGTAAATGTGTCTCTAAGTGCGGTGAACCTACCCAAAGATG GTACCATGTTCCTCAATCATTTCTTAAAGACAGTGAGAACACTTTGGTATTGTTTGAGGAATTTGGTGGTAATCCTTCTGGTGTACAATTCCAAACCGTTGAAATCGGATCGGTTTGCATAAATACTCACGAAGGAAAAGAAGTGGAATTATCATGCCAGGATCGACCAATTTCAAAGATTAAGTTTGCTAGTTTTGGTAGTCCACAAGGTGTGTGCGGATCATTTGACAAAAGTGAATTTGACTCGGAAGTGGATGCTTTATCAATTCTTGAAAAG gAATGTCTGGGTAAAGAATCGTGCTCCTTCAAAATTACTGAAGAAAAATTCGGAAGACCTTCTTGTGAAGTAAAAAAATTAGCCGTGGAAGCCGTTTGTGAAGATTTTActctttaa